GCGGGTTAGTTTTGTGCGAAATACACTAATAATGaaagaaatataattaatatctaaattttatgtgggacccaccacccaccctcccacttcatcttccccactGTAAACCACCCACCGCCATCTCCacctttcaccaccaccaccaccatctacccACCCCTAACCCCTCCTTCCCTCTACCAACAAACTTACCCCCACCTTCACCGTAACCATCACTACAACCCACCTCCACCATATTACCGCCATGTTATCTTCATCTCCTATAATCCTCTCCTCcacactaaaactaaataaatctGAAACTAAATTAAATTAGGAAAAAGTAATGACCTTGATTAcacaatgtttggttttaaaattcGATTAAGTTGATGGATGATGGGTTAATTCATACTACTAATAACTTATAAATAAACTTAGATGAGTATGTAAAAGAACATCGAGCTATAAGATTAGTATAGCCTTGTCATCTGACACACAAATCTTATACCACTAACAACCTATACAACTTGTATAGAATGTCAGTTATGTACATATATTGATGCCCTTAATGGGCAACAGAGTGGAGCTCGGGCAATACACAGTAGAAGCCGGCTCCAGAAGATAACACAACTCTCCGGTTCTAGGGTTTTCTTTTTCACCAAATTTCGGTGACAACACAACGATGATTACCGTTAAATGGATGTGAATGTTTGATAACGGTTAAATAGAtgttcaaaaataaataaataaataaataacatacTTATAAAATCAACCAAACTAACTCATTTTCTCATAAAAAATTTCTATCCTCCTACATTCGTTACACCAATTCTTCTTTCTTCGAAAGAGAAAAATTTACTCTTCCCCCACACCTCAAAATGGATGTATTCCAAATTCCAGTACCTACACCATATTTGTACGATTCATCAAGATCTGAAGGCGAGGATGAAACACATTTTGTATATTTGACTACTATAGCTGCTTTATCTATAAATCAAACCCATGACATCGCGTCGTCGTCAAGAaggtattattatttttaaactttCATAAATGTTGCATTTTATTGTTAGTATTTTTAATTACTTGTTCtcttaatttattatttatatcatTTTTTACAAAAAGTTGTATTATTTCCAGTTTTAAAAATATCAACTATGTATGTTCATTGAGATGGCCGTGAAGTGTCTCATGCACGACTACTTAGTCAGTATTTCAACAACGATAAAACGTTCACCCTTGAGATGTTTCGAAGGCGGTTTTAAATGGATAAAGAATTGGTTTTGCAAATTGTAGGTTATTTTAGAGAGAAACTATATGTACTTTCAAATGACATATGATGCAAGAGGTCATTAGAGTTTTATGTCGTTACAAAAGTGCACGTCAGCTATACGACAACTAGCATACGAGAATACTCCTGACACGCTTGATGATTATTTGCATATGTCTGAGAGAACATCATGTGAAATTTTGCAAGAGTTTTGTGATGGCGTTATTAGTTTGTATTCTAAAGAATTTCTTCATAGTCTGACTTGCATTGACATTCAACGTTTATATGCGGCACATGAGCGACGACATGGCTTTCTAGGAATGATAGGGAGCATAGATTGTATGCACTGGCCTTAGAGGAATTGTCCACGAGAATGGCGAGGTCAATTCACAAGGGATGATTATAAGATTCCGATGATTATGCTTGAAGCGgtggcgtctcaagatttgtggtTTTGGCATGCGTTTTTTGGACCATCTGGATCGAACTACGACGTCAATGTCCTTGATCGCTCCTCGCTGTCCTTTCGTGGAAAATGGAGTCCAATAAGAATCAGTTATTATTTTTGGGCGGATATACAATATGTGGGCAACTTTAGTGAAGACTTTCTAGCATGATCCTAAAAACGGTTTAAAACGTTATTGCTACAAGAAAGCATATGAAGCGACACAAAAGGACGTTAAAGAAGTTTTCGAGGTCATATAAGGCATGTGACACATTCTCGCAGAACTCGCAAGGCCACTACATCCCTGAAGACCTTAAAATCAGATTTTATCAAGCATTTGGAACATCGGTACCAAGCCTACTCCAAATGAACGACTagctttattttattaaaatgttgTAATTCTTATCATTTCAATCATGTAGTTTTTATTATAATTATGTacttttaacttttcatttatgTAATCTTTATTTTAAGTTATATTTAAGCATTTTAATATATAAATGTTcaaaagattaaattaaaataattcgGTTTTGGGGAAATATGGGGAAATCTAGGACGACACCATGCAATTTGCAATATGGAGAAATATGGGGAAAACTgagaaaaatgaagaaaaaacTGATATTGTATTGTCGTATCACACTCGAAAAAACTTGGGGAAAATTGGATATGACTCCTTTGACGCCAATAAGAAACCCAAATGAGAAAGGTCTCATGTAATAGCTAAATGGTGTTTTGATTGATGCCTTATACTATTGCTATAATAGAACAATGGTAAACATCACATATATTTGCCACACCAAATCACTTTTCCATGCAATGTTGGTTGAGAGTTAGACATGAACATTTATTTACTTGGTAAGTAGGTTGACCTTACCCTAAATGTAGGGTTTTCAAACAACAATCCTTAGTATTAATGAAGAGCGTACCGTGGCTATGTCTGTCACCTCTACGAACGAACATCTCCCTCTCTAGCATCTTTCGTCCCTGGGAGTGTGTCTCCAATGACAAATCTTCTCCAGCTCTCTCTACGCCACCACATATATATGTGCGTCGAAGATGTTGAAGAAATTTGTCATtacttattttttttaacggctaaatTTCACCTAATAATATAAATTTTGCTACTTTCATCATAATGTTATATTATCCCCTTAAAAAAATACAGATCGACTTAACTAGTGTATTAATCTCCCTCATATTTGGAATTAACTTTTCACATTAGTTTAATTTATGCTTGAAGATCTCCTAAACTGAAGGCTATGATCGTATGATATCATTATGGAGCAAGCCATTCACATTGGACAAGAGAAAAACAACAATTTTTCAACACGTACAGTATAAAACTTCCAGCAAAAAAACCTCGCATAATCATATTCAAACTCCAATCTTCATCCACTTTGCTGTTTTCCTGTTACTCCTTAGGATAAGGACTTCGATCAACCCTGATTTCCCGAGACCATGAGATTAGATCATAGAACTTTAGAATTAAACATCTTTAGATAGAGTACTATGTGTCGCCTCTTTGGATTACTGGAACACTATcagattatttatttatatatatgtttaaCCATGGAAAAACATTGGTAACCACAATATTTATCATTCATATATCCTGATATACATGAATGATCATGAACACACACCAAGGGTGAAGAATAAgaaaattgagaagaaaaataaAGTAATCACCATGAACTTAACAGCTCCTCCAACAAATCAGATCCTAGATCTTCCAAAATTAGTAAGTTTTTCTGCTGCTTGTTTGCTTCTCCCAAATTCGATGACAAAGATACTCTCTGAAGCTTATGCATCGCTTTTAAAGCAAGTGCAGGAGATCTCCCATCCATGTTACCACAACACCGGATTCCTTTCAGAGAGTCCTTAACGGTTTTTACCGAAAAGTTTAGAACAGATGAAGAACCCCGCATTGAGTAGGATGCTTGATCATATGCCAAAGCTGCCGCCTCTGCAGTATCAAATGTCCCCAGCCACACCCTCTTCCCGTTTCGGGTTGAATCCCTTATCTCTGCTGCAAACTTTCCCCATGGTCTCTTTCGAACACCAACATATTGTTTCATCTTCTCACCTTCTTCTCTCTTCTCTGACTTGATGGCTTCTTCATTTGGGGAACAATGAAGATTTCTTTCTTGGGATGATTGCGAAAAATCCATCATCAACTGTTGGGGTTCAGTCATTTTTCATCTCCAAGATCGAACATGTATTATTGAAAAGCATCTATATATAGAGCTAGGTCTATATAGAAAATTAAGAATTTACTACATTTAATGATTCCCAAAGAAAGTTAGTAAACTTAAGTATTTTATTGGTGAAAGAAACTTGTATTATTATTAGTTATTAATTAATAAGAAGAGTAGAAAAATCATAAACCTGAATGTTTTGGCTTTTTATTGGAATCTGATTAATTAGCCAACACAAATTTGCAAATAAACCCGAAGGATCAAAGAACTGGTATCAAGGAGTGTAGTAAATGTGTTCCTCTCAAATTGTTTGAGGGTTCTAGTCTTACGATGAATATTGGTGTAGATTTAGTAGTGGCTAGTCATTCTAAAAAAAGAAATTATATCATGTGTATTTTCTTGCTGAGAAAATACATAGTATTTTGAATTGAAACTAGTTCGAATGGGATCTTAAATGATCCATAATCTTCGAACTGAAGTTGAAGCATTGAACTACTTGATTTTCAGGCTAAACGCACGTGATAAAAAGTACGAAGTAAATTGATGGCTGTATAAAACGTGACATCTTAAATATTTATCTTAGTCCTTTTAACACACATGAGAAGGATCAAGAGAATTACCATATTTTAGTGAGAAAACCAGAAAACTAATTTAAGTGAATCACATAAttctactttttttttaattatttataggTGTATGTATCTAATATTGCACACCCTCTATTTTAGATAGGTATATCATCATATTCGGTTTTCTAGTTTTACTCCCCATATCATCgattttcttttttttcattCAGATTGTCTGGTTTGGGAAACCTGATTGTTAAGCTCCATTCAAATTGTCTAGGGTTTCAAGTCTCAATTATCACCATCATTCACTACTATGAATTCATTAGAAGGTGTATTGCACATTTTTTTGTTACATGTTCTGTTCATGTATCGTTTTAGTTATTTATGCATATATATGTTATAACATAGAACACAAATGTTTCAAGGCTCTTTCTTTACAAACTCTTCTTGGTGATTTTAAGTAACACCCCTAATTTTGTTTTATAGGATAATTGATTGGACTGGATCTTGTATTAAAAAGCCCATCATGGGGATGGTTGATGCAAAAGGGCCTTGAAAGCAAGGGCGTAGGTTTgtgggggcggccgaccccccgaacttttcgctcagtagtggagaacatgtagttttcgtatataaatttttgggtatatacgtttttgaccccccggttttatagaaatttttggtatatacgttttcgacctccggtcggaaatctcaagcttcaccaCTGAGTTGAAAGGGCGCGATGATAATTTGTTATACATTCCCAAATAGGAAAGTTAACCTTAGCCGCGCCTCCAATTCCCACTTTCATTTCAAGCTTTAGCGAGAGTGTAGAGCGGTAAAGGACTAAAGAGACAAAGCTTCTCCGAGCTCATTTTTCCAATGGTTCTTGAATAAAGGAGGCTAAGTTTGTGCACTCAACATCTACAAGCGTTAGAGTAGTCGTTTGGATACAAAAAGGAGAAATCTGAAGTTGTTCAACTTGGTTTTATTCAAGCTTGGTTTCAAAGGTAAGAAATTGCCATAAAGCTtagggttaatggatttaaacacccccAACTATGGCCATTTGGCCGATGGCACTCTCAACTTTTACTTTGGCTCagaccactcccaacttaacacatgGGTTGCTGTGTCACCCCGTCGTTAAATAaacactaactgggttagttCTTTTTGCTGACGTGGCCATTTTGTCCAACGTGGCATGGTGACATGGTCTGTTTTTTATGAGGTGATGTGTAATTTTTTGTCCAAATATGTATTGCTATTTTTTTAATCtgattcaaa
Above is a window of Helianthus annuus cultivar XRQ/B chromosome 14, HanXRQr2.0-SUNRISE, whole genome shotgun sequence DNA encoding:
- the LOC110905812 gene encoding ethylene-response factor C3, encoding MTEPQQLMMDFSQSSQERNLHCSPNEEAIKSEKREEGEKMKQYVGVRKRPWGKFAAEIRDSTRNGKRVWLGTFDTAEAAALAYDQASYSMRGSSSVLNFSVKTVKDSLKGIRCCGNMDGRSPALALKAMHKLQRVSLSSNLGEANKQQKNLLILEDLGSDLLEELLSSW